The DNA segment acctgaggacactcctcaaccatgacaaatttgaggtcgtttaccatgaaatacgttttacaaggCTCTTTTcactgtatgtaatcggtcaaattagaGGCAGCTAAcagaaaaacaaacaagttgttgaaaacaaaaacaaattgacctacgttaggttttaagcaaatacccattgaaaaaacatacaacGTCTAATACGGTTtaacaaaactaacatgaacctcgTGTGACATCTACTTTCGAAATGAcgtttcaaaggtttaggataaaagtcgtcgaagggtggtcaattcatccatcctctgaattgagacattctaaaccaatcattaataccagaataactcttgctcctataacaacTAGGCATCATTGAATTGGTCAGGAAATCAtcaacttacttaacaatttcatgtaagtgtgacctaccattttaggccctagagttccactccaagcagccaatccgaagagaaaaaatccgattggggcaaaaactaaagtgaccctttccatttctagagttcaccttgatattgaccaaatacacaaaacccatccgaagggagaCACTCTCGGGCACCATGAgagagtacagaatgatctcatggtgtgaaccaatgacagagaccataggacgtgttgacacatacccttcacccacttactataaacactttttcatccaccttgatattgactcatgcaaacaccatccgaaaagggatgctcccagggcaccacaagGCCAAGTATGAATGTTCAAGACTATGCTTTGAACCTAAAATTGGCCTGAAAATGGAAGAAAGCAAATTGGCCAAGTGTTGAGGGGACGAGATAAACACATGGGCCAAGGAAGAAGGAGGAAATTGAACTAAGTATCAAGTATGAAATGAGTCATCTCCGAGTTAGAAGCATAACTGGAAAAGGTAGGAACCTTGGACTCAACCCTAAGATAGAAATGCTCATTTGGACACCTGTTAGAGCAACTCTAGTAACATTGGATAGGTCAAATGCCTAGGGGGAATAATTGGTTAAGTGTTGGATAACCATACTTAGATCTAGGCACAACCAAGTGAAATATAAGGGTTGGGTGCATTGTAATGAGGTAGGAAATGCATAAAGGTCAAAgctggaaatttggctaagtctCGGAAAGCATATGACCTAATTAGGAGGTAAAACCCTAGAATTTGAAGGTTGGACGCTCAGAGCGCATGTTGGATGCATGGAGGGGATAAATAAAAGCCAATGTAAACCTAAGGAAGTAAATATTTGAGCTTGAGGTAACCATGGAAGGGGAAGCCAAAACAAGAACCTTAAGAGAAATAGAGAAAACGCATGCCTTGAGAACATAGCATACTCGGACGCCTAGGTGAGAAAGTTGAGTGTTCTGGGGAGCACTTAAGGAAGTCTAAATCACAAAGGATTAGTCTTGGACAAATACCAAGTAGATAGGCGTTGAACTTCACCTTGGGCATATGATAGAAGAGTTGAAAGTTTTGGGACACATTCAAAGAGCCATGTATTAGAGTAGGGCTAAGTAGGGTTAATGTATCTTCACAAAATGCAATCTTGGGAGTCTCAACAAGCGGTTGATGACTTAGAATCAAGCTTAAAGCATGCAAAATGTGAGGAAGACACTTCAAACAAGCACCAGCGTTGGACATGTTGGAGAAACTAGGTTGAGAGAGAGTAggctatgaagaaactttctcacttattgtcatgttaaagtccaTTAGAATTCTCTTGGCCATatccacatattatgactataaaatatggaaaatggacgtcaatattgcctttttgaatgacaatcttgaagaggCCACCTACATGAATTAACTAGAAGGATTCactgaacaagatcaagagtaaaaggtttgcaagattaatcgatccatttatggaccgagacaagcatctcgatctagaatataagatttgatactgatcaaatcttatgactctGATTACAAGAAAATGATCATAATCCAGTAGCTTTCCTCATGTTGTATGTGGATAATGTcatactcattaggaatgatgtaagtTTTCTGACTGATAAAGAAATGGTtggccgcccaattccaaatgaaatactTGAGAAAGGTGCAGTTTGTTCCAGGGATCCAAATCatcagggatcgtaagaacaaaaggttggctttgtctcaagcatcatatattgatAAGATACTTGTCATATATTCAATGCACAATTCCAATGAGGGTTtcttaccttttaggcatgaaaTTGTATTGCCTAAGGACCAGTGTCCTAAGACTTCTCAAGATGTTGAGACAATGAggcgaattccctatgcatatgttgttggtagccttatgtatgcaatgtcatgtactaaacctgacatttactatacagtagggattgtcagtcgatatcaatccaatctaggattagatcactgaacAACGGTCAAAACAACCCTCAAGTaccttcgaagaacgagggactatatgcttatgtatggagatgaggatttgatccttacaggatacacataCTCTAACTTTCAAATTGAtcgggattctcgaaaatccacatcatagtcagtatttactctgaatggaggagctatatctggcaaagcatcaagcaaggatgcattgcagactccactatggaagtcgtaCACGTAGatgcttgtgaagttgctaaagagactgtttggattaaaaaaattccttattgatttgaaagttgttcgaAATATGTCTTttcccatcacactttattgtgacaacagtagTGCTATTGTAAATTTTAAAGAACCTAGGAGTCATCGAAGAGGCAAACACATTGAGCAGAGATATCACTtgattcgagagattgtgcatcgaggtcatgtgattgtcatgaagattgcttcggagcacaatgttgttgatccatttacaaacgCTCTCATagttaaagtgtttgaaggtcatctagaaagtttaAGTCTATGGGATATGCGACATATTGTCCAGGGTAATTGGGATATGTTACTGGGTATAGTGTATTCCCTAGTTTATTgcattttgtactttatttgtattgtacatttggCTTcttaagctttaggacaagtgagagattgttaggattgatgtcctaaatctctcttatattctcataatttgtaaactttgtataaacaaattgttcttaataaaataattgttattttgtgAGCATACACccaattcaataaacaaagattatgggttattttatgtaacatgtatgtagagacatacgagtggatcatgtttaaatgataacttaaacggtttgtagtagatggataaggctgtgtatcttatcctaatgacactatggatacgattcgctttatagatgttacgagtgctgtaaagtactacaaatgatataatcctgataattcatgtggagacatgtgagcaagggtatcctatacaaagagtttatataagatcggaccacgaaataattagtttcattatataacgccgttaatagtagagacttatatttcaccaggatgaccataggtgacatgacttgaatcccgggtgagttgtgaacttctatctatgaatgcggttctttgatttgcatgagtgagagtggccaggtcgTAGACTCgatatgcctactattttggagatttgtctgattagagagctaggaacacaactacacaaaatggaatctACTCACTCATTGAtgttagagtaagtagataaattgctcccttaaaggctgattttggggcttgaacaatgtgaccaCACCCTTTCTTCACccaagagggatttggtcatagttgaactatgacttagtgttcattagagggatcagtgatacttaagcagttagatgtaactataggggcgaAATAGTAGTTTTGGTcaaactgtacttatgagcaatttgtgaagggttattacacagtgactggttatatccaatggacacaaaaatatatctatagtgtaagagtgcaactgtcggtcatTAGTGGGGTgatcgacaattaatggatattgggtaatttaattaaaaagtttaattaattatcaaagtaccattggagtttcaatctatagaTTCATAAGGTCTCATCTGTAACTCAATAGggataattgagaattaatttttaattaatttgaattgttcaaattaattgatggagaattatatatgatagaattaatataatgtattcgatacatcataacataaagtttattttgataggaattaaatatttgaatgtgattcaaatactaattatatgaattagcaTTTGAATCAACCAATTATACGAATGGGattaatataatttagtataaatgtgatttatattaaataccatgtttTATTGAGGgatataaaactataagttacaTTGTAttcaatacaatataataactatacgttatatgttatatttaatataacatttagttatatatatatatatatatatatatataataagttagttattatatatattttattgaattaaatttatttaaattaatttttttaaaattaaagggagggagttaacAATTTCCCCCCTTAATTTACTATAAAAAAATGTGGAGATGGATGGTTGGTTTTTCCATCTTCTTCCCCTAATCCTGGAAAGTCAgatttttctttggtttttttACTCTTAGAGAACataagagaagaaaataatttttttcttcctctcaaAATCCTCTCCCTCATCTTCCAAAAGAAACAGAGACCACACATCCTGCCAATTCTCTTCTCAAAAGAGATTACAGAAGGCTCCGCTTGGTGGTGTCCTCTTCGAAGAGTTTGATTGGATCGAGGGATTACGTGAAAACTTTTTGGCTTTAAGGTTAAGTTAATTTATTCCTTAATTCcctctttaaagcatgttgtaatttattgtaatgttttttttttcctgttttgtaatttgagattttgtgaaaaacaaaatttgggaACGATTCCCTTTCGCTGCGGAACTTCACCGTTCCTTCAGATGCAATATTAAGAAACTTTGAAGTCCAAGTAGAGCAATTAGTGAATAAGCTAAAAAATGGTCTAGAGGGAGCATTGCCAAGCAATATAAAAATCTTGCAAAGGTTTGAAAAATAACAGTGTAAAGTTGTGACAAGGAAAAGTAGATTGGAGAACGAAGGATCATCACTCCCAACAAAGCTTGAAAAAAAGACCCCTGAAGTTGAAGGGAAACCGAGAAATAGTCTAGCACAGGAACAATTCTAGAGAAAGTAagtgaaaaaggaaagaaaaagaaaaagttggtAGAGAATGCGCCCACattttccccaaaagttaaTAACATGTATAAAAAATGAGAGATTACCACCCCATTTCCCTTTGAGATTTAAGGAAGCAAGCTAAGTTTCCCAATTCAAGAAAAGTTCATAGACATCTTGAAATACCTTCACAATAATATCCCTCGAGCCATTGAGTTAATGTCTAAATATGTGAAGTTCCTAAAAGATATATGGGCCAAAAGAGAAAACTCCCAAAGTACGAAATAGTTGCATTAACTAAATGTTGCAGCGTGTTGGTGACAAGCCGAATTCCACTTAAGCTTAAGGAGGATAAAGGAAGCTTCACCATTATGTATTCAATTAGAGGACAATGTAGAGGGAGGGAATTATGTGACCTTGGGGCAACCATCAACTTGATGTCATGTTCTATTTTAACCTAAATAAGCAATGGTGAGATAAAACCTACAATTGTCATCTTACAATTAGCTTACTGTTCCATCACTTGCCCCAATGGAGAGATTGAAGACATATTGGTTAAAGTTGACAAGTTGGACTTTTCATTGACTTTATCGTATTGGACTGTGAAACAGACCATGAAGTATCGATAATCTTAGGACGATCGATTTTTTGCAACATGAAGAACTCTAATTAATGTCTAGAAGAATGAATTTGACCATGAAAGTCAATAATGAGCATCTTACCCGCAACGTTCTAAATGCTCTCAAATACCTTAAGACATGAAAAATGTTCTATTAGTCTTTTCACTATAAACTTTGATATCATATTTGTAATATAATCTTTTACacaaaaattattgttattatttaactaatttcgataaaaattaattttgaatgactaaatttaaaattttgtacaaataaatgactaaaatttatcaaattctaaagaaaaaccaaaatagtattttaacttaaaaaactTCAGTGGTGCACCATCTTTTGTATCGCCCAAACTACACCTAACAAAACTTTGTCATATgacaaaaattatatttttaaacatttgaattatttttcttaaattaagaaaaaagatGAATGAATTAGGTTCACTTAATCCTAAATCAATacccaatttaatttttattaaagggatattatttttaatgataaaactatcaaaaatatttttatgtatAGTAAAATATATTATCTATCATTGAATTATAGATTGCTATTCACTctgataaaaatctatcatcTCACTataacattttactatatttataaataaatcagttcattttcttttatttaaaagaaatgataatttaattaatatatgtgGGCTCAACCTGAATGCCGATACAATCGTCGTCTTCGTTATTTATCCACTTCACCATTTCTGAGCGCAGATAAAAGCAAAGCGTTAAAGCTCTTCATAAGAAGGCCTTGATTGCTCCGTCGCATTATCCAATCATCTTTCCGGACTCAGTTTTGAGAAGCCCAAGCAGAGAAATGTAGGTCATGAACTCTAGGATGGCCTTTTcgattcttccttttttttctctttgacGGCAGTATAGGGATTTCGGCTATTAATTCTTGTTTCTGTTAATCTGTGGTTGATTTTTGAGTCGATAGGGATAATGAATTGAAGCCGATGGATGCTGAGCAACTCAGAGAACATGCTCATAGAATGGTGGATTTCATTGCTGATTATTACAAAAGCATCGAGGATTTCCCCGTGCTCAGCCAAGTAGAGGTTGCATTGCCTTTTCCTTCCTCCTTTTTCTATTCTGAGTGTCGATTGCTTTTAGTTGTACTTGTTaatttttgaatgaaaattttctatgtCGCATGCTAGAATGTGAGTGTGAATTAGACGTTTCTCGAAGTGGTAGAGCACAGTTTTATCTATTACATAGTTACGCTTCCATTATTGTTCATACTTATTCGATATTTATTCATGACCTAGTTTCAATCTTGTTCAATGTTATTTACAAAtttctttcactttttttttttttaaaaaaatattttttttggatttgTATTATGATTCTGCAACCAATCTAAATTTAACGCtgatcttttatttattaaatttgcaagttgaagttgaagttgaagttgattgcatttttgtttttcattcaGCAGTCTTTTGCTTATGATTTTTAATGGAAAGGTGTTTATCAATTTTTTCCCTTCactctttgaattttctttcttaaaattgCGAACAAAATGAAGAATATACGGCCcaactattatttttttctatttttcattttgaaatttattttatttatgtatattTTGAAAGTGTTCTCAAaactaattcaaaatttagaggtatattttattgtttaaatttctCAAGTGATATTAAGAAGTAATGAAGCATATTGAAAATAAAAGCGCTATTAAAATGGATGATAATTCAATGgtcttatttttaattttacgaAATGTTGATaaagttcttttttattttcattttaaaataacaaaaaaggagaaacaaaaagTTGACGACAAAGGGCACGGTAATTGACATTTACTTTTTTCTTGAGTCAGAGATTCAAATCTCTTTATCTCGtttcacttttctttttcttccttttggtATTTTCATGCAGCCCGGTTATCTTCGAAATCTTCTACCAGAATCCGCACCTCATAATTCAGAATCTCTGCAAAGTGTTCTTGATGGTAAAGTTTCTGAATCTTGTCGTGAAGGATAAAATTATCATTTATAAGTAATACCCCAAAAAGTTTGGACACTTTATTGGGACGGGctcaaaagtgattttatttGGTTCAAGGCATTTAATGGTATTTAAGTGTAACATAATTTGGAATTATTGGTTAATATTTTAAACCATGatgattattaatattattattttttttaaattgtaaaaaaGAAAGTGAGGTCAGTAAAATGCAAATAGGAAACTTCATAGGTTTTTCTGTTAATGTTTGGGTCTTAAATAGTTCAATGGGACTTGAAATCATATTGCCACTAAATTTTCATGATTCAGATGTACAGAAAAAGATTTTTCCAGGTGTAACACATTGGCAGAGCCCCAGCTACTTTGCTTATTATCCTTCTAACAGCAGCATTGCCGGATTTCTTGGGGAAATGCTCAGTGCAGCTTTTAACGTTATCGGTTTTAGTTGGATTACTTCTCCAGCTGCTACAGAACTTGAGATGATAGTTCTTGATTGGCTTGCCAAATTACTTAAGCTGCCTGATGACTTTCTCTCGTCAGGTAGTCCCATCGATTACGATGTTGCTTTTGAATGTTTTTTGATGAACAATGAAGCTTTCTCCCAGATTCTTTTTACCTTTCGAATCAATTTAAGTGTTCATTTCATttccttaaaaaagaaaaataaatttaagtgTTCATTTCATATTTATAACATTCTTATTAAGTGAGGATCTCAGCTAACATTAGTTCATTCAAACAAGGGAAACTATGAAGCTCGAGCAGCTAATTAAGTATTGTATGATTGACTTATATTTAGGGCATGTTTGAGATTGATTTTTGAAAggattaaaatcacttttgtaaTGTTCAAAATCACTTCCAGCAGGcctttaatcattcaaaaatcaatttaatgtttaattttacacttaatGCCATTTTCATACCTCCAAAATTGGTTTAGAATGGTTCAAAACATGttttagagtgattttaaatttaacaaaagtGATCTaaaccattttaaaaatcactttcaaaCATATCATTAAGATATATactatttttcttctaaatgaataaattaatttcGTGTACCTTACACTAACAAGGCTTCGTTTACACTTGCTATATTAATATACACTGTGATACTAGAAAGTTAAATTGGTGGGGTTATTACTTGATCTCTCCAATtgtcaccaaaaaaaaaaaaagtctcctCTTAGGAGTTTCTCTTAGAATGGAAAAGAATATAAAGTAATTACGTTTGTTATTACTGCACATACTTCCATGCTGAAGGAACTTGAAGTCAAGTGttaattgttatttattgttataagatgttaattgttatttattgttataagatgttaattgttatttattgttataATGAAACTTGTTGAAAGATGAGGACATAGAGGAACTATTGAGTTTGGTTTGCTTTAAAACATTCTGTGAAGTTTATGTAATAAAAGAGGGAATCTTGCTGCAGGAAAAGGCGGGGGAGTAATACAGGGAACTGCCAGTGAAGCTGTTTTAGTTGTGCTACTGGCTGCCCGTGATCGAGCTATGAGAAGATTTGGAAAAGATTCCCTTAGAAAACTAGTGGTTTATGCATCTGATCAAACACATTCTGCTTTACAAAAAGCATGCCAGGTAATTGAAGGTGGTAATATTCAAGCTTCAATCAAGGTTCTAAATTTGTTCTTAAAAATTGTCCTTCAATGAGGTAATTTATCATATCATTGGcatgtttatattataaatgatgCAAAATTCTATCCCAAACACATTCCTTTAAACAATTCTATTAATAGATATCCTCTTTAGTTCATATGGTATGGTTTTTTGTTCGTTTGCACTAAATTCTACCATATAAATTTTCAGATGCTATCGAGTTCAAAGCTTAGACCTCAGAGATGCTTCATTTAGAATTTTAGTTTTTACTGTTGCTTCTCTTCTTCCACTGTGAAGATTGGGTCTTCTGCTTTGATGGCTTCCTCCCTTGAACCATATTTGTAAAATGACAATGTCTTCTTTTGTAAAAGACAATGTAAATACACCATTGATTTCTTTTGTCACAAGTCTTAATCTCATCTATCATTACTCCCTTAAGCCatatttgtaaaatgaaaatgacTGAAATCAAAGTAATTTGGTAagctaaatatatattttttaagagcTAAATGCCCTAAGGTCATCGATATTATTTTGATTGTGAGTTACTTGAATAAGTATGGACTCCAAAGAAAAAACTCCTGACCTatttaaatgtatatttttgttctgcattttttttttgggtagaTTGGAGGCATTCATCCTGAGAATTGCAGATTGTTGAAAGCAGATATTTCTACCAATTATGCCCTCTCTCCCGATGTTCTTTCTGAAGAACTTTCACATGATACAGCCAGTGGATTAATTCCATTTTTCTTATGTGCTACAGTAAGTATGAAGAATAAGCTTACTCATAAGCTCTATAATTTCATTGAATACAAGTTGTTTCGCTGCAGTATCTAGGTTCCCCTCACCATCTCCATCTTTATCGAGTCTTCATGGACTCGTTCAGTCTACTACTTGACCTAGTATAAATTAACAATGGCCTTTAAAAGTTCAACAGTGAGATAAATCTGTTTATTGAACTGCTCAATTTTGTTAGTTTATGCTGGCCAATCTGATTTGCCAACTTCAGtcttatttttcttcaggaagaaagtaaagcaaataaacatTGAAGataaatgatgaaaaatagagtaGGGAAAGGAAAAATAGCACACCAAgattttacgtggaaaaccctaattagggAGGAAAACCACGAGATAAGGGGATTCTTATTAGAAAATTGATACAAAGAAATACAACAGACCAACAGCTTAAATAGAGAACAGGGAAGCCCTAGGGTacaatgaaaaagacaaaattgcCCCTAGAgtgcaaaaccctaatttcaacactcccctcaagttggggcgtagatgTCAATAAGACCCAACCTGCTCACACATGCGTCAAACAACTGTCTAGGTAGTCCTTTTGTTAGGACATCTACAATCTGTTGATTGGAAGGAATATAAGGAACACAAATGTTGCCACTATCAAGTCTTTCCTTGATAAAATGCCGATCAATCTCCACATGCTTTGTTCTGTCATGTTGAACAAGGTTATTTGCTATGCTTATGGCAGTTTTATTATCACAGTAGAGTTTCATTGGACCGGTATGCTCTTGATCAAGGTCTTTCAAAAATTTTTCAAGCCATATCTCTTCACAGATTCCTAGACTCATGGCCCTGTATTCTGCCTCGACACTACTTCTGGCAACAACACCTTGCTTTTTGCTTCTCCATGTAACAAGGTTGCCCCGCACAAAGGTACAATaccctgatgttgattttctGTCTACTACAGATCCTGCCCAATTAGCATCGGTGTAAGCTTCGATGCATCGCTTTTCAGTTTTCCTGAACATCAAGCCTTTCCCTGGAGAGGTTTTCAGATATCTCAAAATGCGCTCTACTGCCCTCATGTGTTCTTCGTATGGAGACTGCATGAAATGACTTACCATACTCACTGTATAAGAGATGTCGGGTCCAGTATGAgatagatatattaatttccCAACAAGTCGCtgatatctttctttgctcACTGGAACACCTTTACTCATATTACTTAACTTTGCATTTGCTTCTATAAGGGTATCAACAAGTTTGCAACCCGTCATACCCGTTTCCTTAAGTAAGTCCATATCTCAATCGAGCTACTTCCATTCCAAGGAAGTATATTAGTTTTCCAAGGTCCTTGATCTCGAATTCCTCAGCCATCTTTGCCTTCAATTGGTCAATCTCTGAGGTATCATCGCCTGAAAtaacaatgtcatcaacataaacaatCAAAACTGCAATTTTCCTGGATACAGACCTTTTAGTAAACAAAGTATTATCAGAATGACCCTGTTTATATCCTTGCGACTTTACAAACATAGTAAATCTTCCAAACCAAGCCCTTGGTGACTGTTTTAGCCCATATAAGGACTTTCTTAATCTGCAAACTCGGTGATTAAACTGTTTCTCGAATCCCGAGGGAGGATTcatatagacttcttcctccAGCTCTCCGTTAAGAAAGGCATTCTTCACATCAAGCTGGTGAAGGGGCCAATCCTTATTAACTGCAACAGAAAGGAGGACCCGAATTGTGTTTAGCTTTGCAACTGGCGAAAAAGTCTCGGAATAATCAACCCCAAAAGTCGGAGTAAAACCCCTGGCAACTAATCTGGCTTTGTATCTGTCAACTGTTCCATTGGGCCTATACTTTATTGTGAATACCCATTTACATCTGACTGCTTTATGACCACTTGGAAGATTGACTTGATCCCACGTATGATTTTTCTCGAgagctttcatttcttccataactgcGGCTTTCCATTCAGGACTTTCCAACGCCGTGTGTATACTGTTTGGTATCACCACTGTGTCTAGGTTTGTAGTGAGGGCCTTGAACTCAGGAGACAAATTACTGTAGGACAAGTAACTCTGCAACGGATATTTAGTACATGATCTAGTACCTTTCCTTAGGGCAATCGGAAGATCAAGGGATTcatctctatctttactttcttCTGACATACTGCATTCTCCCTCCGGTTCTGTTATTTTTCCACTCTCAAAATTTTTTTCAGCGGGAATAAGAGATGCTTCTTTTTCAGGTTCTACCATGTTCTCAAGAGTCACACAATCATCTATCTTTGCACCATCATCGACCTCAATCACATCCTTGCTGTCATTATCTTCCCTGCTTTTGCTCTCAACATTTTCAACACAAACATCAGTTTTATCACATTTATTATCATGATCAGGGATAGGACTACTAGTACCTGGAACTGATCTCTGTTCAGACTCATGAACTGGAGCCGGAGAGATAACAGGCGATGCTATTTCCTTcatgagattcttcctatattATGTGATCCAAGTGACTTGTTTGGTTGGGAGGATAGGTGCATTGGTACTGATACTGATATCAAGGATGGGTTCAGGTTCAGGTAAGGCAAAAAGGCCGGGACCCCAATTGGTTTCTTCACTGGAATGCTCCCTCTAAAGAGAACCATTGGGAAAGAATGGATGATCTTCAAAGAATGTCACATCCATAGAgacaaaatattttttggaaGGGGGGTGATAACACTTGTACCCACGCTGATGTAGAGGGTACCCTACAAAAACACATTTTTGTGCCCGATGGGTAAACTTGATACAGTTAGGTCCGTGTGTATGGACGAACACCACACAACCAAAGACACGAAGGGGTACATCAGAAAGAAGTCTGGAATTTGGGTAAGACTCTTTGAAGAAATCTAAGGGGGTTTGGAATTTTAGGACCCGGGATGGCATGTGGTTTATTAGATGGGTTGCTGTCAAGATAGCATCACCCCACAAATAAGAGGGAAGAGAAGTTGACAACATAAGTGAGCAGGCAA comes from the Benincasa hispida cultivar B227 chromosome 5, ASM972705v1, whole genome shotgun sequence genome and includes:
- the LOC120078708 gene encoding tyrosine decarboxylase 2; this encodes MDNELKPMDAEQLREHAHRMVDFIADYYKSIEDFPVLSQVEPGYLRNLLPESAPHNSESLQSVLDDVQKKIFPGVTHWQSPSYFAYYPSNSSIAGFLGEMLSAAFNVIGFSWITSPAATELEMIVLDWLAKLLKLPDDFLSSGKGGGVIQGTASEAVLVVLLAARDRAMRRFGKDSLRKLVVYASDQTHSALQKACQIGGIHPENCRLLKADISTNYALSPDVLSEELSHDTASGLIPFFLCATVGTTSSTAVDPLPELGNIAKRFEMWFHVDAAYAGSACVCPEFRQYIDGVEEADSFNMNLHKWFLTNFDCSALWVKDRHALIRSLSTNPEFLKNKASQAEMVVDYKDWQIPLGRRFRSLKVWMVLRLYGTENLQKYIRNHIKLAERFEALVREDPRFEIVTPRIFSLVCFRLLPSRKNEDGGNKLNQSLLDAVNASGNIFISHTVLSGKYILRFAVGAPLTEEKHINSAWKLLQDAASTLLAI